Proteins from a single region of Haloplanus sp. GDY1:
- a CDS encoding M48 family metallopeptidase — MSERLQRRYHIGQTVVPYTIDWSENRETMELSIDKSLELTVTAPMTATTEDVEVVLESRQEWLLEKLYGLKEQEGPPYPKEYMTGEKLQYRGRQYPLEVVEADVPEPTLSFDEQTFTLRVHRFDGGVDDVSVRRKHQAVVDWFIERAEEELPTRVSRFDSRLGLDDVPVWVGEIDGRWGEYEDGTVRLNWRLIRAPVRIQDYVIVHELAHSVHNEHSGAFWNTVGALIPDYEDRREWLRIQGNSLTI, encoded by the coding sequence ATGAGTGAACGCCTCCAGCGCCGGTATCATATCGGTCAGACGGTCGTTCCCTATACGATCGACTGGTCGGAAAACCGGGAGACGATGGAGTTGTCGATCGACAAGTCTCTGGAGCTGACCGTAACGGCCCCCATGACTGCGACGACAGAGGATGTGGAGGTGGTACTTGAGTCTCGCCAGGAGTGGCTCCTTGAGAAGCTCTACGGGCTGAAAGAGCAGGAAGGGCCGCCGTATCCGAAGGAGTACATGACCGGTGAGAAACTCCAGTACCGGGGACGACAGTACCCGTTGGAGGTCGTCGAGGCGGATGTTCCCGAACCGACATTGTCGTTCGACGAGCAAACGTTCACCCTTCGTGTCCACCGCTTCGATGGAGGCGTGGATGATGTGAGCGTTCGCCGAAAGCACCAAGCAGTGGTTGACTGGTTTATCGAACGGGCGGAGGAGGAACTCCCGACCCGAGTGTCACGGTTCGACTCGCGATTGGGGCTCGACGACGTGCCCGTATGGGTCGGAGAGATCGACGGTCGATGGGGTGAGTATGAAGACGGAACGGTTCGTCTCAATTGGCGGTTGATTCGTGCACCTGTTCGAATCCAAGATTACGTCATCGTCCATGAGTTGGCCCATTCAGTACACAATGAGCACTCCGGCGCGTTCTGGAATACGGTTGGTGCTCTCATCCCGGATTACGAGGATCGCCGCGAATGGCTCCGAATACAGGGCAACTCTCTAACGATCTAA
- a CDS encoding PEP-utilizing enzyme — translation MILGETGSPGRATGSAQCIEADRPRGEQLRSDHLSGVKDVQTGDIVVMPDLLPAMCELVDDADGFVVYDEERLTGRGPTYARQLGIPAIINCPQIRSIVETGDQITVDSNAQWILRHRSSDLSQQRNQS, via the coding sequence ATGATTCTGGGGGAAACTGGCAGTCCTGGCCGGGCGACGGGATCTGCGCAGTGTATTGAGGCTGATCGACCACGGGGAGAGCAACTCCGTAGTGATCATCTTAGCGGTGTCAAAGATGTTCAGACGGGCGATATCGTTGTAATGCCAGACCTACTGCCAGCCATGTGTGAGTTGGTGGATGACGCCGATGGATTTGTCGTCTATGATGAAGAGAGACTAACGGGTCGTGGACCGACGTACGCACGACAGTTAGGGATTCCAGCCATCATTAATTGCCCTCAGATTCGTTCTATTGTTGAGACTGGCGATCAGATTACGGTTGATTCCAACGCTCAGTGGATACTTCGACATAGGTCATCGGATCTCTCCCAGCAAAGAAACCAGTCATGA
- a CDS encoding N-6 DNA methylase: MRDQELVRKTVEDLTEVYGEDRVVVEPFVEDQLSFRPDIAVLDEDLDGFYVVVECSTVISEHREREDLKELRRLMNDSGASYGALVSESFEYVFKLVRSEEGKQVERELARFPCDDGQERRALESAEEIRMKFWRLADYFRGKIGRDIETQLYHSLFRKLVAERHNYDLDIDTLSEEDLTEIDELIEEKYPPFKAQNHPHDIEFQRQVLNTFYGIDLDKTPPKLAEAFVGLEEQSKRTAPKTTPLWLSKAFLDLSETGEGDVILDPAAGYGNILREANTRGADAHGVEINVDAANSAVFLNELFGTNVSYSMGDYLKLSQVDHSLPAEFDQVFIDPPFNLQYEKPEGTPARNGDEKFVLDSLERLKPGGSLTVILPVGKLYKSRSSDFRETLRSEYTIESLIEIQPPIYDHTGISTVILQIANEPSSPSDEISYAIVDSDEDPEQKVPEVVDDIRLGKADTLELGRLEGRSYLPSEIIQMDKTSRELQKQYAEVREIQDIAEEIRGGTKKPDQVFEEEGKSRLPYVNIRDIQQEQYSEFLNVDGNIVRADKTDVLVSVTGAKIHVHHPEREIAPSSMWAVVRFRTEEEALVYAHFLDTDLAKNQLESMQGGATIQHIPIRRLRELLVPEFCKKEIQEMAEAIRKRLEKIADLEQEQAQLQDDVEGLFGGE, from the coding sequence ATGCGTGATCAAGAACTCGTCCGGAAAACTGTTGAAGATCTTACAGAGGTTTACGGGGAGGATAGAGTCGTAGTCGAGCCGTTTGTTGAGGATCAGCTGAGTTTCCGGCCGGACATTGCCGTCCTTGACGAAGATCTGGACGGGTTCTATGTAGTCGTTGAGTGCAGCACCGTTATTTCGGAACATAGGGAACGAGAAGATCTGAAAGAACTCCGTCGCCTGATGAACGACTCGGGGGCATCATACGGCGCACTGGTTTCCGAGTCCTTCGAATACGTGTTTAAATTGGTTCGGAGTGAAGAAGGCAAGCAAGTAGAGCGCGAACTCGCCAGATTCCCCTGTGATGACGGGCAGGAACGACGGGCCTTAGAATCTGCAGAAGAGATCCGGATGAAGTTCTGGCGGCTTGCCGATTACTTCAGAGGGAAGATCGGTAGAGACATCGAGACTCAGCTTTACCACAGCCTGTTCCGGAAGCTGGTCGCTGAACGACACAACTACGACCTGGATATCGACACCCTCTCCGAGGAAGATCTGACGGAGATAGACGAACTGATTGAAGAGAAGTATCCGCCCTTCAAAGCCCAAAACCATCCCCATGATATCGAGTTTCAGAGACAGGTGTTGAATACGTTCTACGGCATCGACCTGGATAAGACACCCCCGAAACTCGCTGAAGCGTTCGTAGGGCTTGAAGAGCAATCCAAAAGAACCGCGCCCAAAACCACACCTCTCTGGCTGAGCAAAGCCTTTCTCGACCTATCAGAGACAGGTGAAGGAGACGTTATCCTCGATCCTGCCGCAGGCTACGGGAATATACTCCGGGAAGCCAATACTCGAGGTGCGGACGCACACGGCGTTGAAATCAATGTCGATGCTGCAAACAGCGCCGTCTTCCTCAACGAATTGTTCGGCACTAATGTCTCCTACTCGATGGGCGACTACCTGAAACTCTCACAGGTAGATCACAGCTTGCCAGCGGAGTTCGACCAAGTCTTCATCGACCCTCCGTTCAACCTACAATACGAGAAGCCGGAGGGAACACCGGCCCGGAACGGTGACGAAAAATTCGTTCTGGACTCACTGGAACGGCTCAAGCCTGGCGGCAGTCTAACAGTTATACTGCCGGTTGGGAAATTGTATAAGAGCAGATCTTCCGACTTTCGAGAGACACTCCGCTCAGAGTACACCATAGAATCTCTGATCGAGATCCAGCCCCCGATCTATGACCATACTGGTATCTCTACGGTAATACTGCAAATAGCAAACGAGCCGTCTTCACCGAGCGACGAGATCTCCTACGCTATTGTCGACAGTGACGAAGATCCGGAGCAGAAAGTCCCGGAGGTCGTAGATGACATCCGGCTCGGCAAGGCCGATACGCTGGAGCTTGGTAGACTGGAGGGCAGATCCTATCTTCCCAGTGAAATCATCCAGATGGACAAGACCAGCCGTGAGCTGCAAAAGCAGTACGCCGAAGTGCGGGAGATTCAGGATATTGCTGAGGAAATCCGGGGCGGCACCAAGAAGCCGGATCAGGTCTTCGAGGAAGAAGGTAAAAGCCGGCTTCCGTACGTCAATATCCGAGATATTCAGCAGGAACAATACTCTGAGTTCCTCAACGTCGACGGGAATATCGTCAGAGCGGACAAAACGGACGTCCTAGTTTCTGTCACCGGGGCAAAGATCCACGTCCACCATCCCGAGAGGGAAATAGCCCCAAGCTCGATGTGGGCTGTCGTCCGCTTCCGTACCGAAGAAGAGGCACTGGTGTACGCCCACTTCCTGGATACTGACCTGGCTAAAAACCAGTTAGAATCGATGCAGGGCGGAGCGACAATACAGCATATCCCGATCCGACGGCTGCGGGAACTGCTGGTACCAGAGTTCTGCAAGAAAGAAATTCAGGAGATGGCAGAGGCCATCCGGAAGCGCTTGGAGAAGATCGCTGACTTGGAACAGGAACAGGCGCAGCTCCAGGACGATGTCGAAGGCCTCTTCGGAGGTGAATAG
- a CDS encoding restriction endonuclease subunit S, whose protein sequence is MKIQEIGNRVELEGEWTKTRLNNIATKIKGTKPEEVTEEPADGLEPYITAEAFEGEINSYADPESGKRCYESDVLLVWDGSVGKVLKGFNGILGSTMAALRFDEDKVDPRFAYYYLYEHREQIAALSEGTTILHVPKDFMEIFEIPTPPLDVQTQIADFLDLLNNISSQTSNIKEETRQLKRGAINKVLRRGLENHQAKEVRFGPVQRTIPKKWEVKSLEEVTLEGKNGLRGGPPGGKIKKEVRTDSGYKIYVQENIINRDFDIREDYIPESEYQDLGSVSTHPGDILVTTEGSIGRAAVLPDDAEDGIINNHLARLRVDQSEYSPNYIAEVIDASDLVKSQITSLSNNSGRPGINLKIVKQIKIPIPSYSEQVEISNLFDSIDSKMEKEWMFSDEIDSLKKGVRGQLVEGNPVFTNDK, encoded by the coding sequence ATGAAAATCCAAGAAATCGGAAATAGAGTCGAATTAGAGGGTGAATGGACTAAGACGAGGTTAAATAATATCGCTACAAAAATCAAGGGAACAAAACCCGAAGAAGTTACAGAAGAACCGGCGGATGGGTTAGAGCCATATATAACAGCGGAGGCGTTTGAAGGTGAAATAAATTCATATGCTGACCCCGAAAGTGGGAAGCGCTGTTATGAATCCGATGTTCTATTGGTTTGGGACGGGAGCGTTGGGAAAGTTCTCAAAGGGTTCAATGGCATACTGGGATCAACAATGGCGGCGTTACGTTTCGATGAAGACAAAGTTGACCCACGGTTTGCTTATTATTATCTCTATGAGCACCGTGAGCAAATAGCAGCTTTGTCGGAAGGTACGACCATTTTGCACGTGCCTAAAGACTTTATGGAAATATTTGAAATTCCCACTCCTCCTCTCGATGTACAAACCCAAATCGCCGATTTTCTCGATCTCCTCAACAACATCTCCTCACAGACGAGCAATATTAAAGAAGAAACTCGACAACTGAAGCGCGGTGCAATAAATAAGGTGCTTAGAAGAGGCTTAGAAAATCACCAGGCAAAAGAAGTTAGATTTGGACCAGTTCAGCGAACTATTCCAAAAAAATGGGAAGTGAAATCTTTAGAAGAAGTCACGCTAGAGGGCAAGAATGGCTTAAGAGGCGGGCCACCTGGCGGGAAAATAAAGAAAGAGGTCCGTACAGATAGTGGTTATAAAATATACGTCCAAGAAAATATCATAAACAGAGATTTTGACATCAGAGAGGATTATATACCTGAATCAGAGTATCAGGATCTCGGGTCGGTCTCTACCCATCCGGGTGATATTTTAGTTACAACGGAAGGTTCGATTGGTAGGGCTGCGGTATTACCGGATGATGCTGAAGACGGAATCATCAACAACCATTTAGCTAGACTGCGAGTAGACCAATCAGAGTATTCCCCGAATTACATCGCGGAGGTGATTGATGCCTCGGATTTGGTTAAATCACAGATCACCTCGCTGAGTAACAATTCAGGCCGACCGGGAATCAATCTAAAAATAGTCAAGCAGATAAAAATACCAATACCAAGTTATTCTGAGCAGGTAGAAATATCAAATCTATTTGATTCGATAGACTCAAAGATGGAGAAGGAATGGATGTTCAGTGACGAAATCGATTCGCTCAAAAAAGGAGTAAGAGGCCAGCTCGTAGAAGGAAATCCAGTATTCACTAATGACAAATGA
- a CDS encoding DUF6293 family protein — translation MSLHIVPHGQTTVHIKRGLQAYGSADKINLLTSEKFRSVGNELAEELTEFGYTVEINLVDAFDLRDVVDTVVSVARENPDQEIYVNITGGTNLMAGAATASAFFIGATPYYVLEPQTGEESVDDLVMKLPSPTQPLTFEIEGLQLDVLQTLGRWDEEGRKGVILREIGEELGESSQKISYHINQLQEKGLVESNIEGRTKHVYVTDVGRLYLQWTN, via the coding sequence ATGAGTTTGCATATCGTTCCACATGGGCAAACAACCGTCCATATTAAACGAGGGCTGCAAGCCTATGGATCAGCTGATAAAATCAATCTCTTGACCAGCGAGAAATTCCGGTCGGTCGGTAATGAACTGGCCGAAGAACTCACAGAGTTCGGGTACACTGTCGAGATAAACCTCGTAGATGCTTTCGATCTACGAGATGTCGTCGACACGGTTGTGAGTGTTGCCAGAGAAAATCCGGATCAAGAAATCTACGTCAATATTACGGGCGGTACGAATCTAATGGCTGGAGCGGCTACGGCTTCGGCCTTCTTCATCGGAGCTACTCCATACTATGTCCTGGAGCCACAGACCGGGGAGGAGTCGGTCGACGATTTGGTCATGAAGCTACCCTCACCCACCCAACCGCTAACATTCGAGATTGAAGGACTTCAGCTCGACGTTCTTCAAACACTCGGTAGATGGGACGAAGAGGGACGGAAAGGCGTGATTCTCCGTGAAATAGGAGAAGAACTCGGAGAATCCTCTCAGAAGATTAGCTACCATATCAACCAGTTACAAGAGAAGGGGCTTGTCGAATCAAATATAGAAGGACGAACCAAGCACGTCTACGTAACAGATGTCGGTCGATTGTACCTGCAGTGGACTAATTAG
- a CDS encoding site-specific integrase — translation MRIEEEKQSKVWLTVDDVNRLRRVAASRRDELIIDLGARVGLRAFEIPQATPSGVKRTSDGHHYRIHIPEGKDTKHGEGKPRDAYLPESLERRLHSYARDEDLNDDDPYIKLSTRGVRAVVKRTAEAAAEEYGNDDWKKVSSHDLRRHFAQRLLVDEDMNPRVVMDVGGWNSFQAIEPYLNTPTERVINEAFDKVDL, via the coding sequence ATGCGAATAGAGGAAGAAAAACAGTCGAAGGTGTGGCTCACCGTCGACGACGTCAATCGCCTCCGCCGTGTCGCCGCATCTCGCCGGGACGAGTTGATAATCGACCTCGGGGCGCGAGTCGGCCTCCGCGCGTTTGAGATACCGCAAGCGACTCCCAGCGGCGTGAAACGGACGAGCGACGGGCACCACTATCGGATCCACATCCCGGAGGGGAAGGATACGAAACACGGCGAAGGAAAACCCCGCGACGCGTACCTCCCTGAATCGCTGGAGCGTCGGCTCCATTCGTACGCTCGCGACGAAGACCTCAACGACGACGACCCGTATATCAAGCTCTCGACGCGGGGTGTTCGGGCAGTGGTGAAACGAACCGCCGAGGCGGCGGCCGAGGAGTACGGTAACGATGACTGGAAAAAAGTATCGAGTCACGATCTCCGCCGCCACTTCGCCCAGCGACTTCTCGTCGACGAGGACATGAATCCCCGCGTGGTGATGGATGTTGGTGGGTGGAATTCGTTTCAAGCTATTGAACCGTATCTAAATACACCTACCGAGCGCGTGATTAACGAGGCGTTCGACAAAGTCGACCTATAG
- a CDS encoding type I restriction endonuclease subunit R, giving the protein MTNEYAESERPALNVLQQLGWEVVDQQQSTWVDPRETESSAVLEPRLRNAIKRLNPWLNENNLNKAVREITQVAGTSTMNENEQIHEKLVRHISVEQDRGHGKQHQTVQYIDYENPENNDFFALNQFRVAGPVEVVKPDIVLFVNGIPLGVVECKSPQIPEPRAEALDQLTRYQNERDGESEGAEELFRYNQFSVAAWMEGAVMGTYGTPKDQYKPWRDAYPLEDDELIELFDLDGYLPDQYRMLYALFEPERLLDQLRHYTVFENRQSGAIKMVARYQQYRAVRKALERIDKRGRHEAQGGVVWHTQGSGKSLTMLFLALKLRRNEDDPTLLLVTDRRALNDQIHATFERCGFPNPKKAESIEDLRDRLSYDAGETITTLIHKFQTTDDEEEFPVLSRNENIYVMADEAHRTQDKELANNMRTALPNAFYVGFTGTPIEKDERNTRRTFGNYIDTYTIDQSLEDGATVEILYQGRLADIHLEGETLDRLFDRIFSDKTDEEKAEIQKRYARTQDLAEAQPRIDRVALDIIEHFENDVPEPFKGMVVTTSKEAAIRYKETLDDLNGPESRVIVSEGHNDPEHIKQWTPSDSEKSQYKESFVDPNGEVELLIVCDMLLTGFDAPVAQVMYLDKPLREHSLLQAIARVNRPFEEKTHGLIIDYYGVSDELKEALAMFSSKDVERAMVPVEDKQPDLEAAHSKAISFFDDLDDVEQCVQSLEPDDRRIEFKNAFKRFSKLMDIVLPDPMANPYREDLDRISTIYGKAKERYRDETMNLEGAGAKVRKLIQDHITSRGIEVLNDEPVSIMDEVEYDAKLEGLESDEARASEMQNAIKHEINVRFDEDPVQYGSLRDRLEELIEKYREGRYDERETIEELRALMDEIRSRDKQARNKGLRDETDLSFYHAIEDVLSEHEADEEDLIELTANLVGTVEEFVTKVEWKEKTQLQNRMRKEVTGELYRSEIDISGDERRELTNRVIELARNHYQ; this is encoded by the coding sequence ATGACAAATGAGTACGCCGAGTCTGAGCGCCCTGCCCTCAACGTGCTCCAGCAACTTGGCTGGGAGGTCGTCGATCAGCAACAGTCCACCTGGGTTGATCCCCGCGAGACCGAGTCCTCGGCTGTACTCGAACCACGGCTACGCAACGCTATCAAACGCCTGAATCCCTGGCTCAACGAGAACAATCTGAACAAGGCTGTCCGCGAGATCACGCAGGTCGCAGGGACCAGCACGATGAACGAGAACGAGCAGATCCACGAAAAGCTCGTTCGACACATCTCCGTCGAGCAGGATCGCGGTCACGGCAAGCAACACCAAACGGTCCAGTATATCGACTACGAGAATCCCGAGAACAACGACTTCTTCGCACTCAACCAGTTTCGGGTCGCGGGGCCGGTCGAGGTCGTCAAGCCCGACATCGTGTTGTTCGTCAACGGCATCCCGCTGGGTGTCGTCGAATGTAAGAGCCCTCAGATCCCCGAGCCGCGTGCAGAGGCGCTCGATCAGCTCACTCGCTACCAGAACGAACGCGACGGTGAGTCAGAGGGTGCTGAGGAGCTGTTCCGGTACAACCAGTTCTCGGTGGCCGCCTGGATGGAAGGCGCGGTCATGGGAACGTACGGAACGCCGAAGGACCAGTACAAGCCCTGGCGTGACGCCTACCCACTGGAAGACGACGAACTCATCGAGCTGTTCGATCTCGATGGCTATCTCCCGGATCAGTACCGGATGCTGTACGCGCTGTTCGAGCCCGAGCGCCTGCTCGACCAGTTACGACACTACACAGTGTTCGAGAACCGGCAGAGTGGCGCGATCAAGATGGTCGCCCGATACCAGCAGTACCGGGCGGTTCGGAAGGCACTCGAACGGATAGACAAGCGAGGTCGTCACGAGGCACAGGGCGGTGTCGTCTGGCACACTCAGGGCTCGGGGAAGTCGCTCACGATGCTCTTCCTCGCTCTGAAGCTGCGCCGGAATGAGGACGATCCGACACTTCTGTTAGTCACGGATCGCCGGGCGCTCAACGACCAGATTCACGCAACGTTCGAACGCTGTGGCTTCCCGAATCCGAAGAAAGCCGAGAGCATCGAGGACCTCCGCGACCGACTCTCCTACGACGCGGGTGAGACGATCACGACGCTGATTCACAAGTTCCAGACCACGGACGACGAAGAGGAGTTTCCGGTACTCTCTCGCAACGAGAACATCTACGTGATGGCCGACGAGGCCCACCGGACGCAGGACAAGGAACTCGCGAACAACATGCGGACGGCGCTCCCGAACGCCTTCTACGTCGGATTCACCGGGACGCCCATCGAGAAAGACGAGCGCAACACCCGTCGGACGTTCGGGAACTACATCGACACGTACACCATCGACCAGTCGCTGGAAGACGGCGCGACGGTCGAGATCCTGTATCAGGGTCGTCTCGCAGATATCCACCTCGAAGGTGAGACGCTCGACCGCCTGTTCGATCGCATCTTCTCGGACAAGACGGACGAGGAGAAGGCGGAGATACAGAAGCGATACGCTCGCACACAGGACCTCGCTGAAGCCCAGCCTCGAATCGACCGGGTCGCGCTGGACATCATCGAGCACTTCGAGAACGATGTGCCCGAGCCGTTCAAGGGCATGGTCGTCACAACGAGCAAGGAGGCGGCGATCCGGTACAAGGAGACCCTCGACGATTTGAACGGCCCGGAGTCGCGAGTCATCGTCTCCGAGGGTCACAACGACCCAGAGCACATCAAGCAGTGGACGCCCAGCGACTCCGAGAAGAGTCAGTACAAGGAGTCGTTCGTCGATCCGAACGGCGAGGTAGAACTGCTCATCGTCTGTGATATGCTCCTGACCGGGTTCGACGCGCCGGTGGCTCAGGTGATGTATCTCGACAAGCCTCTGCGAGAGCACAGCCTACTACAGGCGATTGCGCGCGTGAACCGGCCATTCGAGGAGAAGACCCACGGGCTCATCATCGACTACTACGGCGTCTCGGACGAGTTGAAAGAGGCGCTCGCGATGTTCAGCTCCAAGGACGTGGAGCGAGCGATGGTCCCGGTCGAGGACAAACAGCCCGATCTTGAGGCGGCCCACAGCAAGGCGATCTCGTTCTTCGACGATCTCGACGACGTCGAGCAGTGTGTCCAGTCGCTCGAACCAGACGACCGCCGGATCGAGTTCAAGAACGCGTTTAAGCGGTTCTCGAAACTGATGGACATCGTCCTTCCAGACCCGATGGCGAACCCCTATCGAGAGGACCTTGATCGGATCAGTACGATCTACGGGAAGGCGAAGGAGCGGTACCGCGATGAGACGATGAACCTCGAAGGCGCTGGAGCGAAGGTCCGCAAGTTGATTCAGGATCACATCACCTCACGGGGTATCGAGGTGCTGAACGATGAACCCGTTTCGATCATGGACGAGGTGGAATACGACGCGAAACTTGAAGGCTTAGAGAGCGACGAAGCCCGGGCGAGTGAGATGCAGAATGCGATCAAGCACGAAATCAACGTTCGGTTCGACGAGGACCCGGTACAGTACGGCTCTCTCAGAGACCGGCTCGAGGAACTCATCGAAAAGTACCGGGAGGGGCGTTACGACGAGCGCGAGACTATCGAGGAGCTTCGGGCACTGATGGATGAGATTCGCTCTCGCGACAAGCAGGCGCGGAACAAAGGACTCCGTGACGAGACGGATCTCTCGTTCTACCACGCTATCGAAGACGTGCTGAGCGAGCACGAGGCTGACGAGGAAGACCTCATCGAGCTTACGGCTAATCTGGTTGGAACCGTTGAGGAGTTCGTGACGAAGGTCGAATGGAAGGAGAAGACACAGCTACAGAACCGGATGCGGAAGGAAGTGACGGGGGAGTTGTATCGGTCTGAAATCGACATCTCGGGTGACGAGCGCCGGGAGCTGACTAACCGGGTCATCGAACTCGCACGGAATCATTACCAATGA
- a CDS encoding type I restriction-modification system subunit M, with the protein MSNSDQATLPGTESDILTLDTLENHLWAAADKLRGSIDSADYKNYIFGLLFLKRANDRFEEETEEVAEELGIPVKTARDDRDLHEEFWIPERARWDHIKAQETDVGAALNKALAAVEDENDAIADRVLTTVDFNDKERLPDSLLSDLVSHFSKHRYRNEDLEDPDIFGRAYEYLIREFADDAGKKGGEFYTPREVVRLIVKCVNPEPGHRVYDPCCGSGGMLIYSAEHIREQGGDMTDISLYGQEKNLNTWAIGQMNVLLHELYDAKIEKGDTITDPKRVTKHDELEVFDRVIANPMWNQKEWNKDWVQDNEPYNRFPYGLPPSNRGDWAWIQLMIASLNETGKAGVVMDNGALFRSRSEWKIRKPLIEDDLLESVITLPEKLFYNTNSPGCVLIFNKDKPESRQGKVQFIFGEQKHLQTSGIQIYDDESTQNVLTEEGVEYLAETYMSGREEEHHSRFVDISEIEENNWNLNISRYVDTTTPSEEIDIHEKLQNLKQIEEDRIAATEEMYESLERLNR; encoded by the coding sequence ATGTCTAATAGCGACCAGGCCACCCTGCCTGGAACAGAATCTGATATACTCACTCTCGATACGCTCGAAAACCATCTGTGGGCGGCCGCAGACAAACTCCGTGGAAGCATCGACTCGGCCGACTACAAGAACTACATCTTCGGACTGCTGTTCCTCAAGCGGGCCAACGACCGCTTCGAGGAGGAGACCGAGGAAGTCGCCGAGGAGCTCGGAATACCGGTCAAGACGGCCAGAGATGATCGAGACCTCCACGAGGAGTTCTGGATCCCGGAGCGTGCTCGATGGGATCACATCAAGGCTCAAGAGACCGACGTTGGCGCGGCACTGAACAAGGCACTTGCGGCGGTCGAAGACGAGAACGACGCCATCGCGGACCGCGTGCTCACCACAGTCGACTTCAACGACAAGGAGCGCCTACCCGACTCACTGCTCTCGGATCTCGTCTCACACTTCTCGAAGCATCGCTACCGGAACGAGGATCTCGAAGATCCCGACATTTTCGGGCGGGCCTACGAATACCTCATCCGCGAGTTCGCGGACGACGCCGGCAAGAAGGGCGGCGAGTTCTATACGCCGCGTGAAGTCGTCCGGCTGATCGTCAAGTGCGTGAATCCGGAGCCGGGCCATCGTGTGTACGACCCTTGCTGTGGCTCCGGCGGGATGCTCATCTACTCCGCTGAGCACATCCGTGAGCAGGGTGGCGACATGACGGACATCTCGCTGTACGGCCAGGAGAAGAACCTGAATACGTGGGCCATCGGCCAGATGAACGTCCTGCTCCACGAGCTCTACGACGCCAAGATCGAGAAGGGCGACACTATCACCGACCCCAAGCGCGTCACCAAGCACGACGAGCTGGAGGTGTTCGACCGGGTCATCGCGAACCCGATGTGGAATCAGAAGGAGTGGAACAAGGACTGGGTGCAGGACAACGAGCCGTACAACCGCTTCCCGTACGGGCTCCCGCCGTCGAACCGCGGCGACTGGGCGTGGATTCAGCTCATGATCGCCTCGCTCAACGAGACTGGAAAAGCGGGCGTCGTGATGGACAATGGGGCGCTATTCAGATCGCGATCGGAGTGGAAAATTCGCAAGCCATTGATTGAGGATGATCTCTTGGAATCAGTCATCACACTTCCTGAGAAATTATTCTATAATACAAATTCTCCTGGGTGTGTATTGATATTCAACAAAGACAAACCAGAAAGTCGCCAAGGCAAGGTACAATTCATTTTTGGAGAGCAGAAACATCTACAAACTTCTGGCATCCAGATATATGACGACGAATCAACTCAGAACGTGCTCACTGAAGAGGGGGTCGAATATCTTGCGGAGACGTATATGTCTGGTAGGGAAGAAGAGCACCACAGTCGTTTTGTTGATATTTCTGAGATAGAAGAAAACAATTGGAATTTGAATATTTCCAGATACGTCGATACTACAACACCCTCGGAAGAGATCGATATACATGAAAAATTACAGAATCTGAAACAAATTGAGGAAGATCGAATCGCAGCTACTGAGGAGATGTATGAATCTCTTGAGAGGTTAAATAGATGA